Within Metabacillus sp. KUDC1714, the genomic segment AATCTCATTTCTTTTAATATCTCAGTTGTTTGAACACCGTCCTCTCGTTTATCTGCAATGTCCATTAATGTCTCAATATCATTGAATGAATATTTTCTTGTGCCTCTATCATTCCGATATGGAGCAATTAATTTTCTTTCTTCGTAATATCGAATTTGTCTTAAGGTTAATCCGGTTAATTCACTTACTGTCCCAATCGAGATTACCTTCTTATCCTTGTATGAGCGGTCTTGCTGATTCATTCCTCCACCCCTCGTAAGAGATACTTCTTTTTACAAGTATAACCTTTGATGTAAGATATGACATTTATATTGTTAGAAAATCTAACAAAGAAATATATCGTGTAAAAAGCATGTAAGGTTTCGTCACAGTGAGAATTTAACTTATAAAGGGATAAATTTCAATAAAGAAAAGTAATCATCCCTTGCTTAG encodes:
- a CDS encoding MerR family transcriptional regulator; protein product: MNQQDRSYKDKKVISIGTVSELTGLTLRQIRYYEERKLIAPYRNDRGTRKYSFNDIETLMDIADKREDGVQTTEILKEMRLKEKQRESEAEVKKKMLQGQLNAQFRYGRGRN